Proteins co-encoded in one Setaria viridis chromosome 9, Setaria_viridis_v4.0, whole genome shotgun sequence genomic window:
- the LOC117835289 gene encoding peroxidase 57 encodes MALLLLLLLALGAVQAAAAVPPPSLQLQLGFYARSCPRAEAIVRRVVRRRAARDRSVLPALIRLHFHDCFVRGCDGSVLIDSTPGHPPAEKDAPPNLTLRMLDVIDDVKAAVEEACPGVVSCADVVALAARDAAAMAGRVRYDLPTGRRDGTVSSAAEVNLPSPSVSFSEALSAFRSIGLGVVDLTTLLGSHTMGFCHCGLIMNRLYNYNSTNPFDPSMDAGLLAVLRRRCPPHVVTPQNESRDVIVPMNFVAPLGPFGLDNSFYPSVLAGRAVLQIDQELASSGVARRIAAMFASRPGNFRRQFAKSMVKLGGVNVVTGRQGEVRLNCRRFNS; translated from the exons AtggccctgctgctgctgctgctgttggcgCTCGGCGCGGTgcaagccgccgctgccgtgcccCCGCCGtccctgcagctgcagctcggCTTCTACGCGCGGTCGTGCCCCCGCGCCGAGGCCATCGTCCGCCGCGTCGttcgtcgccgcgccgcccgcgaccGCTCCGTCCTCCCCGCGCTCATCCGCCTgcacttccacgactgcttcgtcagg GGATGCGATGGCTCGGTGCTCATCGACAGCACGCCCGGCCACCCGCCGGCCGAGAAGGATGCCCCGCCGAACCTGACGCTGAGGATGCTCGACGTGATCGACGACGTCAAGGCGGCCGTCGAGGAGGCGTGCCCGGGCGTCGTGTCGTGCGCCGACGTCGTCGCGCTGGCCGCCAGGGacgccgcggccatggcggggaGGGTGCGCTACGACCTGCCCACGGGGAGAAGGGACGGCACCGTGTCCAGCGCCGCCGAGGTGAACCTGCCGAGCCCCTCCGTGTCCTTCTCCGAGGCTCTGTCTGCCTTCCGCTCCATTGGCCTCGGGGTCGTTGATCTCACCACCTTGCTAG GTTCGCACACCATGGGGTTCTGCCACTGCGGGCTCATCATGAACAGGCTCTACAACTACAACAGCACCAACCCGTTCGACCCGTCCATGGACGCCGGCCTGCTCGCCGTGCTCCGGCGCCGGTGTCCGCCGCACGTGGTTACGCCGCAGAACGAGTCGCGCGACGTGATCGTGCCCATGAACTTCGTCGCGCCGCTCGGCCCCTTCGGCCTCGACAACTCCTTCTACCCGAGCGTGCTCGCCGGGAGGGCCGTCCTGCAGATCGACCAGGAGCTCGCGTCATCCGGCGTCGCCCGCCGGATCGCGGCCATGTTCGCGTCGCGGCCGGGGAATTTCCGGAGGCAGTTCGCCAAGTCCATGGTGAAGCTTGGGGGCGTGAACGTCGTGACGGGGAGGCAAGGGGAGGTCAGGCTCAACTGTCGACGGTTCAACAGCTGA